From a region of the Candidatus Jettenia caeni genome:
- a CDS encoding putative phosphodiesterase — MKIGIIADTHDNIIAIQKAVYFFNTQDLQYVIHAGDYVAPFSLKEFMKVKTKFVGVFGNNDGERKGLLSVCKNIHEPPYDILLGGKHIVVTHMLDCLSKRSKMNTDIIISAHTHIPEIKKENPVYINPGECCGWLHGRSTVAVLDLEVSRAEIIDLSNVSPDIM; from the coding sequence ATGAAGATTGGGATTATTGCAGATACACACGATAATATTATTGCTATTCAAAAGGCTGTTTATTTTTTTAACACACAAGACCTACAATACGTCATTCATGCAGGTGATTATGTTGCCCCGTTTTCTTTAAAGGAATTCATGAAGGTGAAGACAAAATTTGTAGGGGTATTCGGGAATAATGATGGTGAGCGAAAGGGGTTGCTGAGCGTTTGTAAAAATATTCATGAACCGCCTTACGATATACTCCTCGGCGGTAAACATATTGTAGTAACCCATATGCTTGACTGTCTTTCAAAAAGATCTAAAATGAATACTGATATTATTATCAGCGCCCATACCCATATTCCAGAAATCAAAAAGGAAAATCCTGTCTATATTAATCCCGGAGAATGTTGTGGATGGTTACATGGGAGGAGTACGGTAGCAGTGTTAGATCTTGAAGTATCTCGCGCAGAGATTATAGACCTGTCAAACGTATCTCCGGATATTATGTAA